In Equus asinus isolate D_3611 breed Donkey chromosome 13, EquAss-T2T_v2, whole genome shotgun sequence, one DNA window encodes the following:
- the LOC106821982 gene encoding olfactory receptor 1A1-like, translating into MREENKSSTLDFILLGVTGQQEQEDFFFILFLFVYPIALIGNLLTILAIHSDIRLHNHMYCFLANLSFVDIFFSSVTLPKMLANHLLGTEAVSFGGCLRQIHLIIALDNTDNYILAAMADDHAVAISRPLHYTTIMSPRSCVLLVVGSWVVGNANALPHTLLTVGLSFCGSQKVANFYCYIASLLKLSCSNIHFNVKMIYLGIGVFSVPLLCIVISYVHVFSTVLQVPSTKGVLKAFSTCGSHLTVVSLYYGTIMGMYFRPLTSYSLKDAVITVMYMAMTPMLNPFIYSFRSRDMKSALGKLFSKRISS; encoded by the coding sequence atgagggaagaaaacaaatccTCTACCTTAGATTTCATCCTCCTGGGTGTTACTGGTCAGCAAGAGCAGGAAGATTTCTTCTTCATCCTCTTCCTGTTTGTTTATCCCATCGCATTGATTGGAAACTTGCTCACCATCTTGGCCATTCATTCTGACATTCGCCTCCACAACCACATGTATTGTTTCCTGGCCAACCTCTCCTTTGTTGACATCTTCTTCTCCTCTGTAACACTCCCTAAGATGCTGGCAAACCATCTTTTGGGCACCGAGGCCGTCTCCTTTGGGGGATGCCTAAGGCAAATACATTTGATAATAGCCTTGGACAACACAGACAACTATATCTTGGCAGCAATGGCAGATGATCATGCTGTGGCCATCAGTCGCCCACTTCATTACACAACAATTATGAGCCCACGGTCTTGTGTCCTGCTAGTTGTTGGGTCTTGGGTGGTTGGAAATGCCAATGCTCTCCCACACACTCTGCTCACAGTTGGTCTGTCCTTCTGTGGAAGCCAGAAAGTGGCAAACTTCTACTGTTACATTGCCTCTTTGCTCAAGCTGTCTTGTTCTAACATCCACTTCAATGTGAAGATGATATATCTAGGGATTGGTGTTTTCTCCGTGCCATTACTATGCATTGTCATCTCCTATGTTCATGTGTTTTCCACGGTGTTACAGGTTCCATCCACCAAAGGTGTGCTCAAAGCCTTCTCTACCTGTGGTTCCCACCTCACAGTTGTTTCTTTGTACTATGGGACGATCATGGGCATGTATTTCCGCCCTCTGACTAGTTACAGCCTAAAGGATGCTGTAATAACAGTGATGTACATGGCAATGACACCAATGTTAAATCCTTTCATCTATAGTTTCAGAAGTAGGGACATGAAATCTGCCCTGGGGAAACTCTTCAGCAAGAGAATCTCCTCATAA